In one window of Streptomyces sp. FXJ1.172 DNA:
- a CDS encoding ferredoxin — MPEGWFTVKVQIDSGRCQGHGRCYDIDPEAFGDDAEGYGKVLGDGQVPAGHERATRLAAASCPERAITLAEEA; from the coding sequence ATGCCGGAGGGATGGTTCACGGTGAAAGTGCAGATCGATTCCGGGCGCTGCCAAGGGCACGGCCGTTGCTATGACATCGATCCCGAGGCTTTCGGCGACGACGCCGAGGGGTACGGAAAGGTCCTGGGAGACGGCCAAGTGCCGGCGGGCCATGAGCGTGCGACCCGCCTCGCGGCCGCCAGTTGCCCGGAGCGGGCGATAACCCTGGCTGAGGAAGCGTGA